One genomic segment of Flagellimonas marinaquae includes these proteins:
- a CDS encoding TIGR01777 family oxidoreductase: protein MKVLITGATGLVGQAIVKVLHDKGIPVNYLTTSKNKITSQEDFQGYYWNPSKGEIDLDCFKNVQAIINLAGTTIAKRWTPNHRKKVLLSRINSLQTLKNGLEQSNNKEVECLISASAVGIYPDSISDFYDETETKVDDGFLGDVVQKWEAEADSFQQLDIDVAKIRIGIVLDKDEGALPKMSQPVKNFVGAPLGSGDQWQSWIHIEDLAQMFVFAVENNLKGIYNGVAPNPVTNTKMTKELAKILDRPLWLPNIPAFLLKAILGKMSALVLSSQRVSSKKIEEEGFTFQYVNICQALRSLYSSEASDVPASVEA, encoded by the coding sequence ATGAAGGTGTTGATAACAGGAGCTACGGGTTTGGTCGGGCAGGCCATTGTTAAGGTACTTCACGATAAAGGAATACCCGTAAATTATTTGACCACAAGTAAAAACAAGATTACCTCCCAAGAGGATTTTCAAGGTTATTATTGGAATCCTTCCAAGGGAGAAATAGATTTGGATTGCTTTAAAAATGTTCAAGCAATAATAAACTTGGCAGGTACCACCATTGCTAAACGTTGGACGCCAAATCACAGAAAAAAAGTTCTCCTAAGCCGAATTAATAGTCTGCAAACCTTAAAAAATGGATTGGAGCAATCCAATAATAAGGAAGTTGAATGCCTAATTTCTGCATCGGCGGTCGGGATATACCCAGATTCCATAAGTGACTTTTACGACGAGACCGAGACCAAAGTTGACGACGGTTTTTTGGGCGATGTGGTCCAAAAGTGGGAGGCGGAGGCCGACTCGTTTCAACAGTTGGACATAGATGTGGCCAAAATAAGAATTGGAATCGTATTGGACAAAGATGAAGGAGCTTTGCCCAAAATGTCGCAACCGGTCAAGAACTTTGTTGGGGCGCCCTTGGGCAGTGGTGATCAATGGCAATCTTGGATCCATATCGAAGATTTGGCACAAATGTTCGTGTTTGCCGTGGAGAACAACCTCAAAGGAATTTATAACGGGGTTGCACCAAATCCGGTTACCAATACCAAAATGACCAAGGAATTGGCAAAAATATTGGACAGGCCTTTATGGTTGCCAAACATACCGGCATTTTTATTGAAGGCAATTTTGGGTAAAATGTCCGCCTTGGTATTGTCCAGCCAAAGGGTGAGCAGTAAAAAAATCGAGGAAGAAGGTTTCACATTTCAATACGTGAACATTTGCCAAGCATTAAGGAGCTTGTACAGTTCAGAAGCCTCGGATGTTCCAGCTTCTGTAGAGGCATAG
- a CDS encoding ammonium transporter, translated as MIVQEQEAIDKAVEAITGDMGALWITLAAILVFFMQAGFTLLEIGFTRSKNTGNIIMKNIMDLAAGSVMFWAVGYAIMYGSDLVGGGFFRSSPSDQGYFFFSADDWYNLFFQTVFCATAATIVSGAIAGRTKFSTYLIFSVILTTLIYPISGSWYWPFDDDAWLNTAGFVDFAGSSVVHAVGGAAALVAAILVGPRIGKYVDGKAQAIPGHNMAFGALGVFILWLGWFGFNGGSQLAWGGDDTIGATSVIINTNLAAAIGAIAALFFTWARYGKADISMTLNGALAGLVGITAGCGSVNAWGALAIGLICGLVVVVSIELIDKKLKIDDPVGAISVHGVCGFLGTVLIGLFALDGGLFYGGSGKLLWVQTYGSLAYIIWAAVASFIVLFILKKTIGLRVSEQEEIDGLDIHEHGVEAYPEHISQDK; from the coding sequence ATGATTGTACAAGAACAAGAAGCAATAGACAAAGCCGTGGAAGCCATTACAGGCGATATGGGAGCTTTATGGATAACCCTTGCGGCCATTTTGGTATTTTTTATGCAGGCAGGGTTCACCTTATTGGAAATTGGTTTTACACGCAGTAAGAACACCGGCAACATCATCATGAAAAACATAATGGACCTGGCCGCTGGCTCCGTTATGTTCTGGGCCGTAGGTTATGCCATTATGTATGGCAGCGACCTTGTAGGTGGCGGTTTTTTTAGATCCAGCCCGTCAGATCAGGGGTACTTCTTTTTTAGTGCCGACGATTGGTACAACCTTTTCTTCCAAACAGTTTTCTGCGCGACCGCAGCAACCATTGTATCGGGTGCTATTGCGGGTCGGACCAAATTTTCCACGTATCTAATTTTTTCTGTTATCCTTACCACACTTATCTATCCTATCTCCGGTAGCTGGTACTGGCCTTTCGACGACGATGCCTGGCTCAACACTGCAGGATTTGTTGATTTTGCAGGTTCTTCGGTAGTACACGCCGTTGGTGGTGCGGCAGCCTTGGTGGCAGCGATACTAGTAGGGCCCAGAATCGGAAAATATGTAGATGGCAAGGCACAAGCAATTCCCGGTCACAACATGGCGTTCGGTGCATTGGGTGTTTTCATCCTCTGGTTAGGATGGTTCGGGTTCAACGGAGGTTCACAATTGGCCTGGGGCGGAGATGATACCATTGGAGCCACTAGTGTAATCATCAACACCAACCTGGCTGCTGCAATAGGAGCCATAGCCGCCTTGTTTTTTACATGGGCAAGGTATGGGAAAGCCGACATTTCCATGACACTCAATGGAGCTTTGGCCGGTTTGGTAGGAATTACCGCCGGATGTGGCTCAGTAAATGCATGGGGAGCTCTTGCCATTGGTTTGATCTGCGGTCTAGTAGTGGTAGTGTCCATCGAACTTATTGATAAAAAACTTAAGATAGATGATCCCGTGGGCGCGATTTCAGTTCACGGAGTATGCGGTTTCCTTGGAACTGTTTTAATCGGCCTATTTGCACTTGACGGCGGATTGTTCTACGGAGGAAGCGGAAAACTTTTATGGGTACAGACCTACGGGTCATTGGCCTATATTATTTGGGCTGCCGTTGCATCTTTTATAGTTCTCTTTATTTTAAAGAAAACCATTGGGCTACGAGTGTCCGAACAAGAAGAAATTGACGGCTTGGACATTCACGAACATGGCGTGGAAGCCTACCCGGAACACATTTCTCAAGATAAATAG
- a CDS encoding DUF4920 domain-containing protein: MRYFNTIATVFLVGVLFVSCKQETIQGDYFGQEFQVSGKASKTAAPFDQISEKDSLQTQMIGEIKEVCQAKGCWMKVKLESDEEVFVRFKDYGFFVPKDAAGKKVVMNGAAFLEEMSVEDQKHYAEDEGASEEELAQITAPKRTLRFEADGVLIANQP, from the coding sequence ATGAGATATTTTAACACAATTGCTACTGTATTTTTAGTAGGAGTTCTTTTTGTCTCCTGTAAACAAGAAACGATACAAGGGGATTATTTCGGTCAGGAATTCCAGGTTTCTGGAAAAGCGTCCAAAACCGCTGCACCTTTTGATCAAATTTCAGAGAAAGATTCGCTTCAGACCCAAATGATCGGTGAAATCAAAGAAGTTTGCCAGGCAAAAGGATGTTGGATGAAGGTTAAACTTGAATCCGATGAAGAAGTGTTTGTCCGGTTTAAGGATTATGGCTTTTTTGTGCCCAAGGATGCTGCGGGTAAGAAAGTTGTGATGAACGGCGCCGCATTTTTAGAAGAAATGTCCGTAGAAGACCAAAAACACTATGCTGAGGATGAGGGTGCTTCTGAAGAAGAATTGGCCCAGATCACCGCCCCGAAAAGAACACTTAGGTTCGAAGCTGATGGTGTTTTGATTGCAAACCAGCCTTGA
- a CDS encoding P-II family nitrogen regulator — translation MKKVEAIIRKSKFDEVKKALHQIEVNFFSYWDVTGVGNEKLGHVYRGISYSTSEIQRRYLVIVVSDDFLEKTVNVLLDTASTGNVGDGKIFVSDVIEAYRIRTKESGSAGIN, via the coding sequence ATGAAAAAAGTCGAGGCAATTATTCGAAAATCCAAATTTGATGAGGTTAAAAAAGCCTTACATCAAATTGAGGTCAACTTCTTCAGTTACTGGGATGTAACAGGAGTTGGAAATGAAAAACTTGGACACGTCTATCGTGGTATATCGTACAGCACTAGCGAAATACAACGAAGGTATTTGGTTATCGTGGTCAGCGATGACTTTCTGGAAAAAACCGTGAATGTTTTATTGGATACGGCAAGCACTGGTAATGTTGGTGACGGAAAAATATTTGTCTCCGATGTGATCGAAGCCTATCGAATAAGGACCAAAGAAAGCGGAAGCGCAGGAATCAACTAA
- the crcB gene encoding fluoride efflux transporter CrcB has translation MKQALLVFLGGGFGSVLRYLVSKPLNSISQNFFIGTFTVNILGCLIIGLVLGFSAKGDILSENNSLLLATGFCGGFTTFSAFAFEKHTFLKSGDYLNFAIYMMASIILGILSVVLGLWLAKQT, from the coding sequence ATGAAACAGGCCTTACTTGTTTTTTTAGGAGGAGGATTTGGCAGCGTATTGCGCTATCTAGTATCAAAACCCCTCAATTCCATTTCGCAGAATTTCTTTATCGGTACTTTTACAGTTAATATTTTGGGCTGTCTTATCATCGGGCTTGTTTTAGGTTTTTCCGCTAAAGGCGATATACTCTCCGAGAACAACAGCCTATTATTGGCCACAGGTTTTTGTGGTGGCTTTACCACTTTCTCCGCATTCGCTTTTGAAAAGCATACATTTTTAAAAAGTGGCGATTACCTTAATTTCGCTATTTATATGATGGCCAGTATAATCCTTGGTATCTTGTCGGTTGTTTTAGGTTTATGGTTAGCCAAACAAACCTAG
- a CDS encoding nucleoside triphosphate pyrophosphohydrolase family protein, producing MESKIKAVELFHNSFGLGVSQQPKANLGEEKNLLRFSLMDEENREYLEAANNNDLVEVADALGDMLYILCGTILEHGMQYKIEEVFEEIQRSNMSKLGADGKPIYREDGKVLKGPNYTRPDIQTIMDK from the coding sequence ATGGAAAGTAAAATAAAAGCCGTGGAATTATTCCACAATTCTTTTGGGCTTGGAGTTTCCCAACAGCCAAAAGCCAATTTGGGAGAAGAAAAAAATCTACTGCGATTTAGTTTAATGGACGAAGAGAATCGGGAATACTTGGAAGCGGCCAATAATAACGATTTGGTGGAAGTGGCCGATGCCTTGGGGGATATGTTGTATATTTTATGTGGGACGATCTTGGAACATGGCATGCAATACAAAATTGAAGAGGTGTTCGAGGAAATACAGCGAAGCAATATGAGCAAGCTTGGTGCGGATGGTAAACCTATTTATAGGGAAGATGGGAAAGTGCTCAAAGGGCCAAACTATACCAGACCGGATATTCAAACGATAATGGATAAATAA
- a CDS encoding branched-chain amino acid aminotransferase, which translates to METMANKIAIEKTKSSKIQDIDFDNLSFGSVYSDHMLVCDYKNGEWNTPKVVPYQPITLDPSAKIFHYGQSIFEGMKAYKDENGKVWLFRPLDNCKRLNKSAQRLAIPEIPEAYFMEGLQTLIQLEKDWIPQNPGSSLYIRPFVFASGNGFHASPADEYKFIIACAPSGSYFSGKVKVLIEETYSRAANGGVGYAKAGGNYAGQFYPTKLAADKGYQQVIWTDDNTHEFIEEAGAMNVFVRINDTLMTAPTSDRILDGITRKSILKIAEDEGIKTEVRKISVHELVEAAENGSLKEMFGAGTAAVVSPISGFGYHGKDYELPEVDNSYASLLKKRITDIQYNRSEDKFGWRHEVI; encoded by the coding sequence ATGGAAACAATGGCTAACAAAATTGCTATAGAAAAGACTAAATCTTCAAAAATCCAAGATATTGATTTTGACAATCTTTCCTTTGGAAGTGTCTATTCGGACCATATGTTGGTTTGCGACTATAAAAATGGCGAGTGGAACACTCCAAAAGTGGTTCCTTACCAACCTATTACGCTGGATCCTTCGGCCAAAATCTTCCATTACGGACAGTCCATTTTTGAGGGAATGAAAGCCTACAAGGATGAGAACGGGAAGGTTTGGCTCTTTAGACCTTTGGACAATTGCAAAAGATTGAACAAATCAGCACAACGTTTGGCGATTCCGGAAATACCGGAAGCCTATTTTATGGAAGGACTACAAACCTTGATCCAATTGGAAAAAGATTGGATTCCTCAAAATCCCGGAAGCTCTTTATACATTAGACCGTTCGTTTTTGCATCTGGCAATGGTTTCCATGCATCTCCTGCGGACGAGTACAAATTTATAATTGCCTGTGCGCCTTCTGGATCTTATTTTTCAGGTAAAGTAAAAGTATTGATCGAGGAGACCTATTCCAGGGCAGCAAACGGCGGTGTTGGCTACGCCAAGGCGGGCGGCAACTATGCCGGGCAGTTTTACCCTACCAAACTTGCGGCCGACAAGGGTTACCAGCAAGTAATCTGGACAGACGACAATACCCATGAATTTATTGAAGAAGCGGGAGCTATGAATGTTTTTGTGCGGATCAACGATACATTGATGACAGCACCTACAAGTGATCGTATTTTGGATGGTATCACAAGAAAGAGCATTTTAAAAATTGCAGAGGATGAAGGTATAAAAACCGAAGTCCGCAAAATCTCGGTACATGAACTTGTTGAAGCTGCAGAGAACGGATCCCTAAAAGAAATGTTCGGAGCAGGTACCGCAGCTGTAGTATCTCCTATTTCTGGATTCGGTTACCATGGAAAGGATTACGAACTTCCCGAAGTGGATAACAGCTACGCGTCCTTGTTGAAAAAAAGAATCACGGATATTCAATATAACCGATCAGAAGATAAATTTGGATGGCGACACGAAGTCATCTAA
- the mnmD gene encoding tRNA (5-methylaminomethyl-2-thiouridine)(34)-methyltransferase MnmD, translated as MKRRIITTGDGSKTIQIEDWNEQYHSKHGAVQEAYHVFIEHGLRLFNNRSITILEVGFGTGLNALITLLEAAKQQLTVDYIGVEAFPVSVDEICVLDYCRQLGADNVEASFNKMHSSNWEEEVAITPDFSLLKQKKDFRQIDEENLVDLVYFDAFGARVQPDLWTEEIFSIMHNALKKEGVLVTYAAKGSVRRAMQAVGFTVERLPGPPGKREMLRAIKM; from the coding sequence TTGAAACGAAGAATAATCACGACAGGGGATGGTTCCAAGACCATTCAAATAGAGGATTGGAACGAACAATACCATTCCAAACATGGTGCGGTGCAAGAAGCTTACCATGTATTTATTGAACACGGGCTACGGTTGTTCAACAATAGATCCATTACCATACTGGAAGTTGGTTTCGGTACAGGGCTTAATGCTCTTATTACATTATTGGAGGCTGCCAAACAACAACTAACGGTCGATTATATTGGAGTAGAGGCATTTCCTGTTTCTGTGGATGAAATATGCGTTCTGGATTATTGTAGGCAGTTGGGTGCAGATAATGTTGAAGCATCTTTTAATAAAATGCATAGTTCCAACTGGGAAGAAGAGGTAGCTATAACACCGGATTTTTCGTTGCTCAAACAAAAAAAGGATTTTAGGCAGATCGACGAGGAAAACCTTGTCGATCTTGTTTATTTTGATGCATTCGGGGCACGTGTGCAACCCGACCTGTGGACCGAAGAAATTTTCTCGATCATGCACAATGCACTCAAGAAAGAGGGCGTATTGGTCACGTATGCGGCAAAAGGTAGTGTAAGAAGGGCGATGCAGGCTGTTGGATTTACCGTGGAAAGGTTGCCTGGACCACCCGGAAAAAGAGAAATGTTAAGGGCTATAAAGATGTGA
- a CDS encoding nucleotide exchange factor GrpE — MSNKSKVEEIEDEPKKGQTEESTELNDDHIETSDTEENNEELSEEEKLREDLAKEKEKFLRLFAEFENYKRRTSKERMDLFKTAGQEVMVALLPILDDFDRALKELSKSQDKEMFKGVELISNKFKETLKNKGLEPVQAEPGDTFDAEVHDAITQIPAPDKKMKGKIIDVVEKGFKLGDRIIRHPKVVVGN, encoded by the coding sequence ATGAGCAATAAAAGTAAGGTTGAGGAAATAGAAGATGAGCCTAAAAAAGGGCAAACCGAAGAGAGTACTGAGCTGAACGATGATCATATAGAAACCAGCGACACGGAAGAAAACAATGAAGAATTGTCCGAGGAAGAAAAACTACGTGAAGATTTGGCCAAAGAGAAGGAAAAATTTTTAAGACTCTTTGCCGAATTTGAAAATTACAAGCGCAGGACGTCCAAAGAACGTATGGATCTTTTCAAAACGGCAGGACAAGAAGTCATGGTGGCATTGTTGCCCATTTTGGACGACTTTGATCGAGCTTTGAAAGAACTCTCCAAATCCCAGGACAAGGAAATGTTCAAAGGTGTGGAACTTATCAGCAATAAATTTAAAGAGACCCTGAAAAACAAAGGATTGGAGCCTGTACAGGCCGAACCTGGGGATACTTTTGATGCGGAAGTGCACGATGCCATAACCCAAATTCCTGCACCGGACAAAAAAATGAAAGGGAAAATAATCGATGTGGTCGAAAAAGGGTTCAAGCTCGGAGATCGTATCATTAGACACCCAAAAGTAGTAGTAGGAAACTAA